The following proteins are encoded in a genomic region of Coffea eugenioides isolate CCC68of chromosome 6, Ceug_1.0, whole genome shotgun sequence:
- the LOC113775848 gene encoding uncharacterized protein LOC113775848 has product MATKFQYAINPLATASNNSLAVNQNSDWGYSRETGARGQSEESALHHFKHSMDHEMFDLQKIESIKKTMLLHEDIFQRQVRELHRLYNLQMKLMYELKKEMTYKQGPLAGKDPSSSQFLICQKQMQDIRSNLPVHGLTYGSAERSASSCGESLRMPKLFNLERVAEEGPSTSIQPTEQDQQRPNRYGLSTSNKASMDGSDEEIDVELTLSIGCSKSKKRSNSRNNPCSLELGGSDSNYSGKELCSAAIVKTEKREDSDDPSPALSSSSATPNQNTNATTSHWLFQDLSLNRT; this is encoded by the exons ATGGCAACCAAATTCCAATATGCAATAAACCCATTAGCTACTGCTTCAAACAACTCACTTGCTGTAAATCAAAACAGCGACTGGGGATACTCCCGAGAAACTGGTGCAAGGGGGCAATCAGAGGAAAGTGCTCTGCATCATTTTAAGCACTCTATGGATCATGAGATGTTCGATTTACAGAAGATAGAGTCCATCAAGAAGACAATGCTATTGCATGAAGATATCTTTCAAAGACAG GTAAGAGAGCTTCACCGGCTGTATAATCTCCAAATGAAGTTGATGTATGAGCTAAAGAAAGAGATGACGTATAAACAAGGTCCGTTAGCAGGAAAGGATCCTAGCAGTTCTCAATTTTTAATTTGCCAAAAACAAATGCAAGATATCAGGTCCAATCTCCCTGTACATGGATTGACATATGGTTCAGCAGAAAGGAGTGCTAGCAGTTGCGGGGAGAGCCTGAGAATGCCAAAACTATTCAACCTCGAAAGGGTTGCTGAGGAAGGTCCCTCAACTAGCATTCAGCCCACTGAACAGGATCAACAAAGGCCTAATAGGTACGGGCTTTCAACGAGTAATAAGGCAAGCATGGATGGATCAGATGAAGAAATAGATGTGGAGCTGACTCTCAGCATTGGGTGTAGCAAGAGTAAAAAGAGATCGAACAGCCGGAATAATCCATGCAGCCTAGAATTAGGGGGGTCAGATTCGAATTATAGTGGCAAAGAGCTCTGTTCTGCTGCAATTGTAAAAACAGAGAAAAGGGAAGATTCTGATGACCCCAGCCCTGCTTTAAGCAGTTCGAGTGCCACACCGAACCAAAATACTAATGCAACAACATCCCATTGGCTTTTCCAAGATCTGAGTTTGAACAGAACATAA
- the LOC113776147 gene encoding protein WHAT'S THIS FACTOR 1 homolog, chloroplastic yields the protein MPHRGVRSKALLRQFLLYLRLPFVNEVTFNSNDNAFRYLQWRLMTTSKRVQERSKRKRVHDLEVALEKHKVLSKILFFFEILKQEPEQIVPIKSLDRYRRQINLPKPHKLSAFLRKSPKLFELYKDQRGVLWCGMTKMAEELVEEEGRIIEENSDKAAEYVTRMLMMSVDKRLPLEKIAHFRRDIGLPVDFRSRWVHRYPENFRVVRPFKPYDEGEYLELVEWKSSWAITELEKKSGMVEELSGGDHVPGLLSLSFPMKFPPNYKKVLSRYYPQIGNFQKREYLSPYADARDLKAGSQEFDKRAVAVMHELLSFTTEKRVVTDHLTHFRREFVMPQKLMRLLLKHFGIFYVSERGRRFSVFLNEAYEGSELIEKHPLVVWREKVNGLIDYRKKKKRIGTVEVLHDIDDKDLFESESENDSILLDHEQEETMGNLEDASPADSSEMEIEEIYAAYQD from the coding sequence ATGCCCCACCGAGGTGTTAGAAGCAAAGCTCTTTTAAGacaatttttattgtatttacGCCTGCCATTTGTGAATGAGGTTACGTTCAATAGTAATGATAATGCATTTCGCTACTTACAATGGCGATTGATGACTACCAGCAAAAGGGTTCAAGAGAGGAGCAAGAGAAAACGTGTCCATGATCTTGAGGTGGCTCTGGAAAAGCACAAAGTACTGTCCAAGAttctatttttctttgaaattttaaaGCAAGAGCCTGAACAAATCGTGCCCATTAAAAGTTTAGATAGGTACAGAAGGCAAATTAACCTCCCTAAACCCCATAAACTATCAGCTTTTCTTCGGAAATCGCCTAAGCTTTTCGAGCTGTACAAGGATCAGAGAGGGGTCTTGTGGTGTGGGATGACGAAAATGGCTGAGGAATTAGTGGAGGAAGAGGGAAGAATTATTGAGGAGAATAGCGATAAGGCTGCTGAATATGTTACTAGGATGTTGATGATGTCAGTAGATAAACGACTTCCATTGGAGAAGATTGCACATTTTAGGAGGGATATAGGGTTGCCAGTGGATTTTAGGAGCCGTTGGGTGCATAGATATCCTGAAAATTTTAGAGTCGTGCGGCCGTTTAAACCGTATGATGAGGGGGAATATTTGGAACTTGTTGAGTGGAAGTCTAGTTGGGCAATAACAGAATTGGAGAAGAAGTCAGGGATGGTTGAGGAGTTGAGTGGTGGCGATCACGTTCCAGGGCTGCTTTCGCTGTCGTTTCCTATGAAGTTTCCTCCTAATTATAAAAAGGTCTTGTCACGATATTATCCACAAATTGGGAATTTTCAGAAGAGAGAATATTTGTCTCCGTATGCAGATGCTAGAGATCTGAAAGCTGGCTCACAAGAATTTGATAAGAGGGCTGTGGCAGTTATGCATGAGCTACTGAGTTTTACAACTGAAAAGAGGGTGGTAACTGATCATTTGACACACTTTAGAAGAGAATTTGTGATGCCTCAAAAGTTGATGCGATTGTTGCTGAAGCATTTTGGTATCTTTTATGTTTCGGAGAGGGGGAGGAGGTTTAGTGTCTTTCTCAATGAGGCCTATGAAGGTTCAGAATTGATAGAAAAGCATCCCTTGGTTGTTTGGAGGGAAAAAGTCAATGGACTTATAGATtacagaaagaaaaagaagagaattgGGACTGTTGAAGTTTTACATGATATAGATGATAAGGACCTGTTTGAGAGTGAGTCTGAGAATGACAGTATCTTGTTGGATCATGAACAGGAGGAGACCATGGGTAATCTAGAGGATGCTTCACCTGCAGACAGTTCAGAGATGGAGATTGAAGAGATTTATGCGGCATACCAGGACTGA